Proteins encoded together in one Lathyrus oleraceus cultivar Zhongwan6 chromosome 5, CAAS_Psat_ZW6_1.0, whole genome shotgun sequence window:
- the LOC127087756 gene encoding zinc finger protein 1, producing METQSHEPLQNPQEIEKHSTYEEEKQVKLDISLNPNVPNNYCESNLVTTDDSSTTLSDHCTGGSKSSSEPRFFSCNYCKRKFYSSQALGGHQNAHKSERSIAKRGHRFIGTHMMLSPTGTTSFSQNHFHHSYANMASLLPLHGGANSNTFRPLGIKAHSMIQKPFHNFSSNGFGSTYYGYNGWSRPLILNQQHGIGKLAMETFKETGLSSHDSVGRFKSVEEDMVNPGTRLSLKSNQEEVKYLDLSLKL from the coding sequence ATGGAAACACAGAGTCATGAACCACTTCAGAATCCACAAGAAATTGAGAAACACAGCACTTATGAAGAAGAAAAACAGGTAAAGCTAGATATTTCATTGAATCCGAATGTTCCTAACAACTATTGTGAGTCCAATCTAGTCACCACAGATGATTCTTCTACTACTTTGTCAGATCATTGCACTGGCGGCTCCAAATCTTCTTCAGAGCCACGGTTTTTCTCTTGCAATTACTGCAAGAGAAAATTCTATAGTTCACAAGCATTGGGAGGACACCAAAACGCTCACAAGAGTGAGAGGTCAATTGCAAAAAGAGGACATAGGTTTATAGGAACACACATGATGCTGTCACCAACAGGAACAACCTCATTTTCTCAGAATCATTTTCACCATAGTTATGCAAATATGGCATCTTTACTACCACTTCATGGTGGTGCTAATAGCAATACTTTTAGACCACTTGGAATTAAGGCTCATTCTATGATTCAGAAGCCTTTTCATAACTTTTCATCCAATGGATTTGGAAGCACTTATTATGGATATAATGGTTGGTCAAGACCACTTATTTTGAATCAACAACATGGAATAGGAAAGTTAGCTATGGAAACTTTCAAGGAAACGGGGTTATCATCACATGACAGTGTTGGTAGATTCAAAAGTGTTGAAGAGGACATGGTGAATCCAGGAACTCGTTTGAGTTTGAAGAGTAATCAGGAAGAGGTGAAGTACCTTGACTTATCCTTAAAACTCTAA